The genomic window GGATTCAACTGATATTTCACCGACCTCCCAAATCACACCAGTCCAAGGCGGATGGCGGGGCTTGCGGGCGCAGGCCGCATTTGCGGTTGCCATAGAGTGGGGCTACCAACCAAAGCGTTGACGCAACAACATTTCCATGCAAGTAGCGCCCGCCCGCGAGGCGAGCCGAAGAACGTGAGCCCCGCCGTCCGCCGTGCGTGCACCACAAAACCCCCGCACACAATGAACCCACCCCCTCCGCTCTGGGATAATCCCACCCTATGAGCGGAAACACCTTCGGAACCCTATTCGCAGTCACCAACTTTGGTGAATCCCACGGCCCAGCCATTGGCTGCGTGATTGACGGCTGCCCACCGGGCATGGAACTCTCGGAGGCCGACATCCAGGGTGACCTGGACCGCCGCCGCCCCGGCACCAGCCGCCACGTCACCCAACGCAACGAGCCCGACGCGGTGCAGATATTGAGCGGCGTCTACCAGGGCAAGACCACCGGCACGCCGATTGCGCTGCTGATCCAGAACACCGACCAGCGCAGCAAGGACTACGGCAACATCCTCGAATCCTTCCGCCCCGGCCATGCCGACTACAGCTACTTCCAGAAATACGGAATCCGCGACCCGCGTGGCGGTGGCCGCTCCAGTGCGCGGCTGACTGCACCCATGGTGGCGGCGGGTGCGGTGGCCAAGAAATGGCTGTTTGAGAAATACGGCACCGTCTTTCGCGGCTGCATGACGCAGATTGGCGATGCCGTCATTCCTTTCGAGTCGTGGGACCACGTACCCAACAACCCTTTCTTTGCCCCCGTGGCCGACGTGCAGTCTTTGGAAGACTACATGGACGCCCTACGCAAGGCTGGCGACTCGTGCGGTGCGCGCATCCGTGTGAGCGCATCACGCGTGCCGGTGGGCCTGGGCGAGCCGCTGTTTGACAAGATGGACTCCGACATTGCCTACGCCATGATGGGCATTAACGCTGTCAAAGGAGTGGAAATTGGCGCCGGTTTTGCCAGCGTGGCGCAGCGTGGCACCACGCACGGCGACTCGCTGACACCCAACGGCTTTGCCACGAACAATTCGGGTGGCGTGCTGGGTGGCATCAGCACCGGGCAAGACCTGGAGGTCAGCATTGCCATCAAGCCCACCAGCTCCATCATCACGCCGCGCGATTCGATCGACACCGCCGGCAACGCCACCCAGGTGATCACCAAGGGCCGCCACGACCCCTGTGTGGGCATACGCGCCACACCCATTGCCGAGGCCATGCTGGCCCTGGTGGTCATGGAGCACGCGCTGCGCAACCGCGCACAGTGTGGGGATGTGGTGCCCGCGCTGACACCCATACCGGCACAGGCTTGACGCCAGAAGGCTTTAAGCAAAATATGCCTCTAGCCCCCGTGAAATAAGCCTGTATAGCTATTAAATTTATAGTATTTGCCGTCTGCCAACCGAAAGCACCAGCCCATGAAAACCGTGTTTGTCCTGAATGGCCCCAACCTGAACCTGCTGGGCACACGCGAGCCCCAGGTCTACGGCTCACAAACCCTGGCCGACGTACAGACGCTGTGTGAGCGCGCCTGTGCAACCCATGGTTTTGCGCTGGATTTTCGCCAGACCAATACCGAGGGCACACTGGTGGACTGGCTGCACGAAGCCGGGCGCCTGCAGGCCGCAGGCACGCTGGCCGGTGTGGTGCTGAACGCCGGGGCATACACCCACACCAGCGTGGCCCTGCATGACGCCATCAAGGGCACGGGCATCACACTGATTGAGCTGCACATCAGCAATGTGCACGCACGCGAGGCCTTTCGCCACCACTCCTACATCTCGCCCGCGGCCAAGGCCGTGATGGCGGGTTTTGGTGTCAACGGTTACGCGTTGGCCATCACCGGCCTAGCCGGTATGCAGTAAGTAGGGCGACCCGGCCAGCACATAACGCTGGCCACCCGCATGTTTGGCCTGGTACATGGCGCTGTCGGCCGCCAGTTGCAGGGCGTGGGGAGATACCGTACCGTCACCCATGGCAATGCCTATGGATGCACCCATGCTGCGGGTTTGCGACTTCAACAACATGGGTGGCGCAATGGCCTCCAGGCATTTGGTGGCAACGGCTTTGGCGGAAGCCTCTGCAACCTTGGGGTCGGTATCCAGATCAGCCAGCAACACCACAAACTCGTCGCCGCCGATGCGGGCCAGCGTGTCCGACTCGCGCACGACCGCAGCCATACGGCGCGCCACTTCCACCAAGGCCACATCGCCCGCCTCATGTCCCATCTGGTCATTGATGGGTTTGAAATGGTCTAGGTCCAGGCACAACAAGGCCACACGTGTCTTGTTGCGGTCTGCGCGGGCCAGGGCCTGGGTCAGGCGGTCAGCCAGCAGTGCGCGGTTGGGCAGACCGGTGAGCACGTCGTGGTGGGCCATGTGGGCCATTTCGGATTGGCTGGCCCGCAATTTGGTCAACAGGCGGTTAAAGGCCTCGGTCAGATGGCCGACCTCGTCCTGGCGCACCACAGTCAGCGGCTGCAGCGGTGCTTCGCCCCGGGTCATGCGATCGGCCTGTTGGGCCGCACGCAGCAGCGGGCGAAACACGTAGTACAGACCCAAACCTGCCGCCAGCATGAATGCAAGCACGGCCAACACACTGTTGACCGCAATAAACCGCTTGGTTCGGGACACGACGGACAAGGCTTCCTCCGTGGGCAGGCGTGCCACCACAAACCAGCCCGTGCTGGGGACCGATGCAATCGCCGAAATCTCTTCCACGCCAAACGCATTCACGGTTGTGCCGCTGCCACGGTAGCCCTGCATGGCGCGGTCGTGCAGCAGGTTGACGCCGGGCTTGGGTGTGGGCTTGAGCACCATTTCGGGTTTGGTGGAGGCAATAAACAGCTGGTCGCGTGGCGAGATCAGCAGAAAGCCCCCCAGCCTGCCAATACGATCTTGGTCGGTAAACGACAGAAAACCAGGCGCAGACAAGGCGGTGACCCCTACCAGCACCGCGCGCGTGGTGCCCGTTGCGTCCTTTACGGGAGTGGCCATGGGCAATACGGCCTGTTGGCTGCTGGTGTCTATCTGGGGGCGCCCGGTTGTCAGACCGTCAGCGATGGCGGCGTGCACCAAGACCTCCCCACCGTAGTCGGGCCAGTTGTCTTCGTCGCGTTGGGCAAAACCGATGATGGCTTTGCCATCCGGGTTGCTGACGACAAGGCCGCGCGTAAACAGCGGCTGGTATTGGTGGCGCTGGGCCAGCCAGTTTTGCAGGGCCTTGGGCTGGCCCAACAGCTCCAGCGGTAACGAGGCCGCCATCTGCGTCAGCATGGCCTGGCGATCCTGCATTTTCTGATCAACTTCGCGGGCCACATAGTTGGCCAGGGTCAATTGTTGCGAGGCCATCACCGACGTGATTTCTTCGCGCAGATACTGGGATAACACGGAATACCGCAGGCCATTGCCCAGCATCAGCAAGATCACACCCAGCACAATGATGCGTGTGGTGAGGCTATTGGTGATGCGCGTGAGGGTCATGCAAAGATGATAGCGGAGCGGTTTGTTCTGGGGACTTACGGATGTGGCAACTGCGCCTCGCGCAAGAACTGGGCGGCATGTTTTTGTGTACCGGTGCGTATGCTGTCCCACACGGACGCCGGAAAGTTGGCAGGCAATTGCCCTTCAACCGCGCTAAAGGCCTTGTCGACACGGTGGACCATGGCCAGCATGTGCTCCCACATGCCGTCTACACCACTGGTTTGCGCCAGGTGTTTCCAATGCCGTACGCGCATATCGTTTAGCTTGTAATGGGCACTTTTGGCATGTAAGGCCATGGCGAGCTTGACATCTTGCTGGGCCAGCCGGTTGCTGCCTTTGCCGATGATGGGCCATGCGGACAACACGTCGTACAGGGGCGTCATGCGGTACGTGGTGCCACGTTCCAGGAACACCGAAAAATTCTTGGCATGGCCGTCTGTTGCGGCCAGCAGCCAAAACGCCAATTGGGCCAGCACAAAGCTGGCCCGGTCTGCACCGGCATCCTCGCTGCCTGCCAGGTAGCCCAGGCCTTCGCGTATGCCTGGCCCGCCGTCGGTCTCGTATTTTTGGCTGGATGCAACACCGGCTATCTGGCAAAAGTCTTCCTGCGGCAGGCGTGCGATCCAGCTATCGGGGCCCGGCACAAAACCGCGCTTGTCCTTTGCGCCCGCCGGTGTGTTTTGCCATCGCCGGTCGAAGCGCTCCACGACCAGGGCCTTCTGGTCTTCAAACACCTGCATGTCGGTATTGGCCACTTTGAACCCCAGGGCCTGCAGGATTTTCGAGCATAGCCATTCGTTCTCCACCGAGTCATGCATATCGGCGCGCATATTGCCCACCAAGCCAAGTGGCAGTTTCAGAATGTGGGTGGTGGGTGTGGAGCCCAGTGGGCTCCGCCAGCGGCCGCCGAAGCGAAGCAAAGCGGTCTTTTCTTGCGCACCGGCAATGGATATCCGAAAACCAGTGTCATCGGCATGGCGCTGCCCCAAGGGAATGCTGGTGGATGCCGCACGCAGTTGCGAGGCCACCTGGGTCGGCGTCAGCGCTTCGCTGTGGATCGTGTTCCAGCCAGTGGGCTCTATGCCAGGGGGCAGCAGCTGCACGGCACCAACGCAGTCGCGGCCGATGGCCTCCAGCAGTTCAAAGGCCCGTGTGGATGGTGTGCGAAACCTTTGACGGATGCGGTCGCGTAGGGGTTGGCTATCCGGCAGCAGGTTGTCAAAGTAGTTTTCGACGACGGGTCCGCGTATTTCTGTATTGCCAGCTGTCATGGGCAGTGACAGTGACAGGGCGCGCGCTCCTGGGGACTGCACCCACGCAGCCGCATACTGAAAAACCGAAACCTTGTTGCGTGAATGGCTCCACACACCCACATGCTGGCCATTCATCCATACCCAGAGTTCGCTGGCCATGCCTTACCAAGTGTCCGAAGGGCCTGGTTCTGCAACCCCTGGCGCCGGTGAATGGGTGGAGTTGTCTGGGGCTTGCAAGACGACGCTGGTATCCAAAACTGCCAACACGTGCAGAAGCTGGTCCACGCTGATGCTCAGCGGGTCTTTTTCAATGCGGGTGATTCGGGTTTGACTCAGGCCCAGCTTGGCGGCCAGTTGCGCTTGTGTCCACCCTTTGGCCAAGCGCAGCGCACGCAGGTGCGTGGAAAGCTGGTTGGGGGTCTGGATGGCGTAGAACATGGGTGCACTATATGCCGTATTTGGCATATGTGCAATTCATGCTCTATTCGGCATATTTGTCACTTATGCCACATAAAGCATAAATGCAGGTGATGGCTCAGCACTCCACAATATTCACCGCCAGCCCGCCACGCGCTGTTTCCTTGTACTTGGTCTTCATGTCCGCGCCGGTTTCGCGCATCGTCTTGATGACCTTGTCCAGGCTCACAAAGTGGCTGCCATCGCCGCGAAGCGCCATACGGGCGGCGTTGATTGCTTTCACGGATGCGATGGCGTTGCGCTCGATACACGGGATTTGCACCAGGCCGCCGACCGGGTCGCAGGTCAGGCCCAGGTGGTGTTCCATGCCGATCTCGGCGGCGTTCTCCACCTGCTCGGGCGTGCCACCCATCACCGCGCACAGGGCGCCGGCGGCCATGGAGCAGGCCACGCCCACCTCGCCCTGGCAGCCGACTTCGGCACCGCTGATGGACGCGTTTTCCTTGTACAGAATGCCGATGGCGGCTGCCGTCAGCAAAAAGTCGATGACACCTGCGTCGTTGGCGCCCGGCACAAAACGTGTGTAGTAGTGCAGCACGGCGGGA from Rhodoferax sp. AJA081-3 includes these protein-coding regions:
- the aroC gene encoding chorismate synthase, which codes for MSGNTFGTLFAVTNFGESHGPAIGCVIDGCPPGMELSEADIQGDLDRRRPGTSRHVTQRNEPDAVQILSGVYQGKTTGTPIALLIQNTDQRSKDYGNILESFRPGHADYSYFQKYGIRDPRGGGRSSARLTAPMVAAGAVAKKWLFEKYGTVFRGCMTQIGDAVIPFESWDHVPNNPFFAPVADVQSLEDYMDALRKAGDSCGARIRVSASRVPVGLGEPLFDKMDSDIAYAMMGINAVKGVEIGAGFASVAQRGTTHGDSLTPNGFATNNSGGVLGGISTGQDLEVSIAIKPTSSIITPRDSIDTAGNATQVITKGRHDPCVGIRATPIAEAMLALVVMEHALRNRAQCGDVVPALTPIPAQA
- the aroQ gene encoding type II 3-dehydroquinate dehydratase, with product MKTVFVLNGPNLNLLGTREPQVYGSQTLADVQTLCERACATHGFALDFRQTNTEGTLVDWLHEAGRLQAAGTLAGVVLNAGAYTHTSVALHDAIKGTGITLIELHISNVHAREAFRHHSYISPAAKAVMAGFGVNGYALAITGLAGMQ
- a CDS encoding diguanylate cyclase domain-containing protein, translating into MTLTRITNSLTTRIIVLGVILLMLGNGLRYSVLSQYLREEITSVMASQQLTLANYVAREVDQKMQDRQAMLTQMAASLPLELLGQPKALQNWLAQRHQYQPLFTRGLVVSNPDGKAIIGFAQRDEDNWPDYGGEVLVHAAIADGLTTGRPQIDTSSQQAVLPMATPVKDATGTTRAVLVGVTALSAPGFLSFTDQDRIGRLGGFLLISPRDQLFIASTKPEMVLKPTPKPGVNLLHDRAMQGYRGSGTTVNAFGVEEISAIASVPSTGWFVVARLPTEEALSVVSRTKRFIAVNSVLAVLAFMLAAGLGLYYVFRPLLRAAQQADRMTRGEAPLQPLTVVRQDEVGHLTEAFNRLLTKLRASQSEMAHMAHHDVLTGLPNRALLADRLTQALARADRNKTRVALLCLDLDHFKPINDQMGHEAGDVALVEVARRMAAVVRESDTLARIGGDEFVVLLADLDTDPKVAEASAKAVATKCLEAIAPPMLLKSQTRSMGASIGIAMGDGTVSPHALQLAADSAMYQAKHAGGQRYVLAGSPYLLHTG
- a CDS encoding type II toxin-antitoxin system HipA family toxin, encoding MASELWVWMNGQHVGVWSHSRNKVSVFQYAAAWVQSPGARALSLSLPMTAGNTEIRGPVVENYFDNLLPDSQPLRDRIRQRFRTPSTRAFELLEAIGRDCVGAVQLLPPGIEPTGWNTIHSEALTPTQVASQLRAASTSIPLGQRHADDTGFRISIAGAQEKTALLRFGGRWRSPLGSTPTTHILKLPLGLVGNMRADMHDSVENEWLCSKILQALGFKVANTDMQVFEDQKALVVERFDRRWQNTPAGAKDKRGFVPGPDSWIARLPQEDFCQIAGVASSQKYETDGGPGIREGLGYLAGSEDAGADRASFVLAQLAFWLLAATDGHAKNFSVFLERGTTYRMTPLYDVLSAWPIIGKGSNRLAQQDVKLAMALHAKSAHYKLNDMRVRHWKHLAQTSGVDGMWEHMLAMVHRVDKAFSAVEGQLPANFPASVWDSIRTGTQKHAAQFLREAQLPHP
- a CDS encoding helix-turn-helix domain-containing protein, whose amino-acid sequence is MFYAIQTPNQLSTHLRALRLAKGWTQAQLAAKLGLSQTRITRIEKDPLSISVDQLLHVLAVLDTSVVLQAPDNSTHSPAPGVAEPGPSDTW